Proteins encoded together in one Nostoc sp. PCC 7524 window:
- a CDS encoding glycosyltransferase family 2 protein has protein sequence MGTTVVGETVFISVVIPTYNRQPILEKCLRALEVQQISNSSWVTDYEVVLVDDGSTDGTLDWLAAHKDEFPHVRWFEQDHAGPAAARNLGVKQALGDIIIFIDSDLVVLENFLQAHVDALIEGKEKLGSDRFFTYGAVINTCNFDNPTAEPYKITDFSAAFFATGNVAIPKHWLETAGLFDTSFQLYGWEDLELGVRLKNLGLKLIKCPAAVGYHWHPPFNLEQIPNLIDKEIQRGRMGVLFYQKHPTWEVKMMIQMTWLHRLLWGILSLNGALNERTMTPLLQWLINLGKPQLALEVARIFLNWYNVQGVYEAYAQLREAS, from the coding sequence ATGGGTACTACTGTTGTGGGTGAGACTGTGTTTATCAGCGTTGTTATACCAACATACAATCGCCAGCCAATTTTAGAAAAATGTCTGCGTGCTTTGGAAGTGCAGCAGATCAGTAATTCAAGTTGGGTGACTGATTATGAAGTTGTCTTAGTAGATGATGGTTCTACTGACGGTACATTAGATTGGTTAGCAGCACACAAAGATGAGTTTCCCCATGTGCGCTGGTTTGAACAAGACCATGCGGGGCCTGCTGCTGCGAGGAATTTGGGTGTAAAACAGGCGCTAGGGGACATCATTATATTTATAGATAGTGATTTAGTAGTTCTAGAAAATTTCCTGCAAGCTCATGTAGATGCGTTAATTGAGGGTAAGGAGAAACTAGGGAGCGATCGCTTCTTTACCTACGGTGCAGTCATCAATACTTGCAACTTTGACAATCCCACCGCCGAACCCTATAAAATCACCGATTTTTCCGCCGCCTTCTTTGCCACTGGTAACGTCGCCATTCCCAAGCATTGGTTAGAAACAGCCGGGTTATTCGACACCAGTTTTCAACTTTATGGCTGGGAAGATTTAGAACTAGGTGTCAGGCTAAAAAACTTAGGTTTAAAACTAATTAAATGTCCCGCCGCCGTTGGTTATCACTGGCATCCACCATTTAACTTAGAACAAATTCCCAACCTGATTGATAAAGAAATTCAACGGGGACGTATGGGTGTGTTGTTTTATCAAAAGCACCCTACATGGGAAGTGAAAATGATGATTCAAATGACTTGGTTACATCGTTTACTGTGGGGAATTCTATCACTCAACGGCGCATTAAATGAACGAACCATGACCCCGTTGCTGCAATGGTTAATTAATTTAGGCAAGCCACAGCTAGCTTTAGAAGTTGCCCGGATTTTCCTCAACTGGTACAACGTCCAGGGTGTATATGAGGCTTACGCTCAATTGCGCGAGGCTTCATAG
- a CDS encoding AAA family ATPase translates to MNQANSAKNQIREATEGITQISVSRYKSIYEECSIAVHPLTILAGANSSGKSSIMQPLLLLKQTLEATYDPGPLLLNGPNVQFTSTKQLLSKSPGKERTDSFSIQVNLSEENYFRDTFKQQPRKEIELIEMAYKSEQEQVILTPYMNHEDILRLFPLDLKNVLQTLTEDIKSQTEWIVGRNRCFLDFKLSWKSSKDDKLTVSSFFSIRLLNTFQTHIRKIIHVPGLRGNPERTYKTTAIGQEFPGTFENYVASVVNNWQITKDPHLQELANALETLGLTYAVEAKKFDDTQVELRVGRLPHRSKSKASDMVSIADVGFGVSQTLPVLVALLVAEPGQLVYLEQPEIHLHPRAQVAMAEILANAAKRGVKVVVETHSDKLILAIQSLVAEGNLSPDLVKLHWFTRQEDGITRVNSADLDETGAFGDWPEDFGDVSLQLENRYLSAAEARLMQGTHGG, encoded by the coding sequence ATGAATCAAGCGAATTCAGCTAAAAATCAAATTAGAGAAGCCACAGAAGGAATCACACAAATTTCAGTTAGCCGCTATAAGTCTATCTATGAAGAATGTAGTATTGCAGTACATCCATTAACGATTCTTGCAGGTGCTAATAGCTCTGGCAAATCAAGCATTATGCAGCCACTACTATTACTGAAACAAACTCTAGAAGCTACTTATGATCCAGGGCCTCTGCTACTGAATGGACCCAATGTTCAATTCACATCTACAAAACAGCTACTATCTAAATCTCCTGGGAAAGAACGTACTGATAGTTTTAGTATTCAAGTTAATTTATCTGAGGAAAATTATTTTAGAGACACATTTAAACAACAACCAAGAAAAGAAATTGAACTGATAGAGATGGCTTATAAATCCGAGCAAGAGCAAGTAATATTAACGCCTTACATGAATCATGAAGATATTCTTAGGCTTTTTCCTCTAGACTTAAAAAATGTTTTACAAACATTAACAGAAGATATAAAATCTCAAACAGAATGGATTGTTGGTCGTAATCGATGTTTCTTAGATTTTAAATTATCTTGGAAATCTTCAAAAGATGATAAGTTAACGGTATCATCCTTTTTTTCTATTCGTCTTCTGAACACATTCCAAACACATATTCGGAAAATAATTCATGTTCCAGGACTGCGAGGAAACCCAGAACGTACTTATAAGACTACAGCTATAGGTCAAGAATTTCCTGGAACTTTTGAAAATTATGTTGCTAGTGTAGTTAACAACTGGCAAATAACTAAAGATCCACATCTCCAAGAATTGGCGAATGCACTGGAAACTCTTGGTTTAACTTATGCAGTCGAAGCCAAAAAATTTGATGATACACAAGTTGAGTTGAGAGTAGGCCGTCTTCCCCACCGTTCCAAATCTAAAGCAAGTGACATGGTAAGTATTGCTGATGTTGGCTTTGGAGTTTCTCAAACTTTACCTGTTTTAGTCGCCTTACTTGTAGCAGAACCAGGACAATTAGTTTATCTTGAACAACCGGAAATTCATTTACATCCTCGCGCTCAAGTTGCTATGGCAGAAATATTAGCTAATGCAGCAAAACGGGGTGTAAAAGTAGTTGTAGAAACACATAGTGATAAATTAATTTTAGCAATACAATCTTTAGTAGCTGAGGGTAATTTATCACCAGATTTAGTCAAATTACACTGGTTTACACGGCAAGAAGATGGTATAACCAGAGTCAATAGTGCTGACTTAGATGAAACAGGTGCTTTTGGAGATTGGCCGGAAGATTTTGGCGATGTATCTCTACAATTGGAAAACCGCTATTTGAGTGCTGCGGAAGCTCGTTTAATGCAAGGTACGCATGGCGGATAA
- the rpsB gene encoding 30S ribosomal protein S2, whose translation MPVVSLAQMMESGVHFGHQTRRWNPKMSPYIYTARNGVHIIDLVQTAQLMEDAYSYMRSQAEQGKKFLFVGTKRQAAGIIAQEAARCGSHYINQRWLGGMLTNWATIKTRVDRLKDLERREENGALDLLPKKEASMLRREMAKLQKYLGGIKTMRKVPDVVVIVDQRREYNAVQECQKLAIPIVSMLDTNCDPDVVDIPIPANDDAIRSIKLIVGKLADAIYEGRHGQLDVEEDYEDYEGAEEDYEFDESDYSDLQSDDEEEE comes from the coding sequence ATGCCAGTCGTTTCATTGGCTCAAATGATGGAGTCAGGGGTTCACTTTGGGCATCAAACCCGCCGTTGGAACCCAAAAATGTCTCCTTACATTTACACCGCTCGCAATGGCGTACATATCATTGACTTGGTGCAAACAGCCCAGTTGATGGAAGATGCTTATAGCTATATGCGATCGCAAGCGGAGCAAGGGAAAAAGTTTCTCTTTGTAGGTACTAAGCGGCAAGCAGCAGGCATTATTGCTCAAGAAGCTGCCCGTTGCGGTTCTCACTATATTAATCAACGCTGGTTGGGTGGAATGCTCACCAACTGGGCAACCATCAAAACCAGAGTAGACCGCCTCAAAGACTTAGAACGTCGGGAAGAAAACGGCGCATTAGATTTATTGCCGAAAAAAGAAGCATCCATGCTGCGCCGTGAAATGGCAAAGCTGCAAAAATACTTGGGCGGCATTAAAACCATGCGGAAAGTTCCTGATGTGGTAGTGATCGTAGACCAACGTCGGGAATATAACGCAGTGCAAGAGTGCCAAAAACTGGCAATTCCAATCGTGTCTATGTTGGACACAAATTGCGACCCAGATGTAGTAGACATTCCCATTCCAGCTAATGACGACGCAATCAGATCAATTAAACTGATAGTCGGTAAATTGGCGGATGCCATTTATGAAGGTCGTCACGGTCAGCTGGATGTAGAAGAGGACTACGAAGATTACGAAGGCGCTGAGGAAGACTACGAATTCGACGAAAGTGATTACTCTGATTTGCAGTCTGACGACGAAGAAGAAGAATAA
- a CDS encoding DNA translocase FtsK produces MHYLKEATEIIGIISKLAGTETLWLDTEIAHWNTSYPKLSLIQVLAEPTDITGASAYILDVLDKHDLTAYFINQIMVNSNIQKVFHNASFDLKYLGAHLAKNITCTLQLARKITLQKLQTSNLKLKTLALELCNFSDVDTEEQASDWGKRPLSQKQLKYAAMDTVYLATVHRRLLEISNPNALSQIFIVNNGLKQLTEEMENPSLSVTKVRIAFECPRLFYLNHQFGDKAIFLPPDTAIGIGNPFHLLADKFIKLALVEPQFTNLLKPNASQLNIEVIANAVQQLFYQLEFFPYLQQTIQKDHEQGQTLLQVWNGLQGLIKRFAELLVINRRYCSADKVISNTFLSTERSIEHYFTLPNGTQQLVRGEFDCLVFNFEVNRLCMVEFKTYQPVDPSAQLAQVSLYSYLLHHKKKVPVDSAVYCVLPEFKEYSYSWEQLENTVHQLIPHKLLQMQQWLTWESPHPNPPPRTTQPHLCQICPQQQKCQTFFGDVISDPPQPPLERGEESINPDIKTKKQTPNADEIGEALVNTLQSFGVGVDYLGAAVGPAFIRVKLKPNLGVKVNALLRLSNDLQVQLGLADKPLIAPQAGYVSIDLPRSDREVASFIDYIQPQTLSPTASIKIAIGVNLEGELVEADLSDPNTCHFLVGGTTGSGKSEFLRSLLLSLLYRHTPQHLKIALVDPKRVTFPEFERMAWLYSPVVKDSDRATELMEELVLEMESRYQQFEKLSCADLGSYNQISNKPLPRIVCIFDEYADFMAEKEIRKALELSIKRLGAMARAAGIHLIIATQRPEAGIVTPIIRSNLPGRVALRTAGEADSKIVLGGTETSAAYLLGKGDLLYQIGPQLNRLQSLFAKQIQIPSV; encoded by the coding sequence ATGCACTACCTGAAAGAAGCGACAGAAATTATAGGTATTATATCTAAATTAGCAGGAACTGAAACACTATGGCTAGACACAGAAATTGCTCATTGGAATACATCTTATCCTAAACTATCGCTGATTCAGGTATTGGCTGAACCTACAGATATAACAGGTGCATCTGCTTACATTCTGGATGTATTAGATAAACATGATTTGACAGCATATTTTATCAATCAAATCATGGTTAACTCCAATATCCAAAAAGTATTTCACAATGCTAGCTTTGACTTAAAATACTTAGGCGCACACCTAGCGAAAAATATTACTTGTACTTTACAATTAGCCAGAAAAATCACACTTCAAAAGCTGCAAACTTCCAATTTAAAATTAAAAACCTTAGCTTTAGAACTGTGCAATTTTTCTGATGTAGATACAGAAGAACAAGCAAGCGATTGGGGAAAGCGTCCTCTCAGCCAAAAGCAGCTAAAATATGCGGCGATGGATACAGTGTATTTAGCTACTGTCCATCGTCGCTTACTAGAAATATCTAATCCTAATGCACTCAGTCAGATTTTTATAGTAAACAATGGCTTAAAGCAGTTAACAGAAGAAATGGAAAATCCATCTTTAAGTGTGACTAAAGTCCGCATTGCTTTTGAATGTCCTCGACTGTTTTATCTCAATCATCAGTTTGGTGACAAAGCCATATTTTTACCACCAGATACAGCTATTGGTATTGGGAATCCCTTCCACCTCCTAGCAGATAAATTCATTAAATTAGCCTTGGTTGAACCACAATTCACTAATTTATTGAAACCAAATGCGTCACAGCTAAATATAGAAGTAATTGCTAATGCTGTTCAACAACTGTTCTATCAACTAGAATTTTTTCCCTATCTACAACAAACTATACAAAAAGATCACGAGCAAGGACAAACACTTTTACAGGTTTGGAATGGATTACAAGGACTCATCAAACGCTTTGCAGAGTTACTTGTGATCAATAGGCGTTATTGTAGTGCAGATAAAGTTATTAGTAATACTTTTCTATCTACAGAACGCAGTATTGAACATTACTTTACGTTACCCAATGGCACACAGCAATTAGTCCGAGGTGAATTTGATTGTTTAGTCTTCAATTTTGAAGTCAATCGTCTATGTATGGTGGAGTTTAAAACCTATCAGCCAGTAGATCCTTCTGCACAATTGGCTCAAGTTTCTCTCTATAGCTATTTGCTTCACCACAAAAAGAAAGTACCTGTAGACTCAGCTGTTTACTGTGTATTACCTGAGTTTAAAGAGTATAGTTATTCTTGGGAACAGCTAGAAAATACAGTACATCAGCTAATTCCCCACAAATTATTACAAATGCAACAGTGGTTAACTTGGGAATCACCCCATCCCAACCCACCACCACGAACAACTCAGCCTCACTTATGCCAAATTTGTCCTCAACAGCAAAAGTGTCAGACTTTTTTTGGTGATGTCATATCTGATCCCCCCCAACCCCCCTTAGAAAGGGGGGAGGAATCTATTAATCCTGATATCAAGACTAAGAAACAAACACCTAATGCTGATGAAATAGGCGAAGCTTTGGTTAATACTCTGCAATCTTTTGGTGTTGGTGTTGACTACTTAGGCGCAGCTGTGGGGCCTGCTTTTATCCGGGTGAAGTTGAAACCTAATTTGGGTGTGAAAGTTAATGCACTGCTAAGATTATCAAATGATTTGCAAGTGCAATTGGGATTAGCAGATAAACCTTTAATTGCGCCCCAAGCTGGGTATGTCAGTATTGATTTACCTCGTTCAGATAGAGAGGTTGCTAGCTTTATCGATTATATTCAACCCCAAACTTTAAGCCCGACTGCATCTATCAAAATTGCCATTGGGGTAAATTTAGAAGGAGAATTAGTAGAGGCAGATTTATCTGATCCTAATACCTGTCACTTTTTAGTTGGGGGGACAACTGGTAGCGGTAAAAGTGAATTTTTGCGATCGCTCCTCCTCAGCTTACTATATCGTCATACCCCGCAACATCTCAAAATTGCCCTAGTTGATCCTAAGCGAGTCACCTTTCCAGAGTTTGAGCGTATGGCTTGGTTATATTCGCCAGTTGTGAAAGATAGCGATCGCGCTACCGAACTCATGGAAGAATTAGTCTTAGAAATGGAATCCCGTTACCAGCAGTTTGAAAAACTTAGCTGTGCTGATTTAGGTAGCTACAATCAGATATCTAACAAGCCTTTACCTCGCATTGTCTGCATATTTGATGAATATGCAGACTTTATGGCAGAAAAAGAAATCCGCAAAGCTTTAGAACTCAGTATTAAACGCTTGGGAGCAATGGCACGCGCTGCTGGAATACATCTAATTATTGCTACCCAACGCCCAGAAGCTGGTATTGTCACTCCCATTATCCGTTCCAATCTACCAGGCCGAGTTGCCCTCCGAACGGCTGGCGAAGCAGACTCAAAAATTGTCTTGGGAGGTACAGAAACATCCGCAGCTTACCTATTAGGTAAAGGTGATTTACTCTACCAAATTGGCCCACAACTAAATCGTTTACAAAGTTTGTTTGCCAAACAAATTCAGATACCATCCGTTTAG
- a CDS encoding ParA family protein, with product MGYVIATANMKGGVGKTTLTVNLATCLAKNHGKKVLVLDLDTQISATLSLMSPLDFAKRRKQRLTLRYLIDEVINPDPNSKLTIKDIIQTQVCNLPGLNLLPGDIDLYDEFVVSEMLHRQTIALGEQNFENVWNRFERVLINNILKLVRDEYDFILLDCAPGYNLLTRSALAASDFYLLPAKPEPLSVVGIQLLERRIAQLKDSHEHEAKITIKMLGIVFSMCNTNLLTGRYYKQVMHRVVEDFGVEQICKAQIPVDISVAKAVDSFMPAVLNAPQSAGSKSFMQLTQELLQKL from the coding sequence ATGGGATATGTAATTGCTACTGCAAATATGAAAGGCGGTGTAGGGAAAACTACCCTCACAGTTAATTTAGCTACTTGTTTAGCGAAAAATCACGGTAAAAAGGTGCTGGTTCTGGATTTAGATACCCAAATCAGTGCCACACTTAGTCTCATGTCGCCTCTGGATTTTGCCAAGCGTCGCAAACAAAGACTGACATTAAGATATCTCATTGATGAGGTAATCAATCCAGATCCCAATTCTAAATTAACCATCAAGGATATTATTCAAACTCAAGTTTGTAACCTGCCAGGACTAAATTTATTGCCGGGAGATATAGATTTATATGATGAGTTTGTCGTCTCAGAAATGCTGCACAGACAAACAATTGCGTTAGGTGAACAAAACTTTGAAAACGTTTGGAATCGTTTTGAAAGAGTTTTGATTAATAACATCTTAAAATTAGTGCGCGATGAGTATGATTTTATTCTTTTAGATTGCGCTCCAGGTTACAATTTATTGACCCGTAGTGCTTTAGCTGCTAGTGATTTTTATCTCCTGCCAGCCAAGCCAGAACCTTTATCGGTTGTAGGAATTCAACTTTTAGAAAGACGTATTGCCCAGTTAAAAGATAGTCATGAACATGAAGCGAAAATAACTATCAAAATGTTGGGTATTGTTTTTAGTATGTGTAACACCAATTTACTAACTGGGAGATATTATAAACAAGTGATGCACCGGGTTGTAGAAGATTTTGGTGTAGAACAAATTTGTAAGGCACAAATCCCAGTTGATATCAGCGTTGCTAAAGCTGTTGATAGTTTTATGCCAGCTGTTTTGAATGCACCTCAATCAGCTGGTTCTAAATCATTCATGCAGTTAACCCAAGAGTTGTTGCAAAAACTATGA
- the tsf gene encoding translation elongation factor Ts, with protein sequence MAEISAKLVQELRQKTGAGMMDCKKALKETEGDIEQAIDWLRKKGIASAGKKSDRIAAEGLVETYIQPDGKVGVLIEVNCQTDFVARNDAFKALVKSLAQQAATADSVESLLAQPYIENNSVTVDEFIKQSIAGLGENIQVRRFVNFAIKDTPGVVDSYIHTGGRVGVLVEVNAKSETAAANEEFQTLARNAAMQVAACPNVEYVNVEQIPAEVVQKEKDIEMGKDDLANKPENIREKIVQGRIDKRLKEMTLLDQPYIRDQSISVEDLLKQVKAKVGEDIEVRQFVRYILGEGIEKQESNFAEEVAAQMGQK encoded by the coding sequence ATGGCGGAAATATCTGCAAAACTCGTCCAAGAGCTACGCCAAAAAACTGGTGCGGGCATGATGGACTGTAAAAAAGCCCTGAAAGAAACCGAAGGCGATATCGAACAAGCGATAGATTGGCTACGCAAAAAAGGCATCGCTTCGGCGGGTAAAAAAAGCGATCGCATTGCGGCAGAAGGCCTAGTAGAAACCTACATTCAGCCAGATGGGAAAGTAGGCGTACTCATAGAAGTCAACTGCCAAACAGACTTTGTTGCCCGTAACGATGCTTTTAAAGCTCTAGTTAAGAGTCTAGCCCAGCAAGCAGCGACTGCTGATAGTGTTGAGTCTTTGCTGGCTCAACCTTACATTGAAAATAACAGCGTTACCGTAGATGAATTCATCAAGCAAAGCATTGCTGGTTTAGGTGAAAATATCCAGGTACGTCGCTTCGTCAACTTCGCTATCAAAGATACACCAGGGGTAGTAGATAGCTACATTCATACTGGTGGTCGAGTTGGCGTGTTAGTTGAGGTGAATGCTAAATCGGAAACTGCTGCTGCTAACGAAGAATTTCAAACATTGGCTCGGAATGCAGCTATGCAAGTTGCAGCTTGTCCCAATGTTGAGTATGTCAATGTAGAACAAATCCCTGCCGAAGTTGTCCAAAAAGAAAAAGACATCGAAATGGGCAAGGACGATTTGGCTAATAAACCAGAAAACATCAGAGAAAAAATCGTTCAGGGTCGGATTGACAAACGCCTGAAAGAAATGACTTTGCTTGATCAGCCTTATATTCGCGATCAAAGTATTTCTGTGGAAGACTTGCTCAAGCAAGTTAAGGCTAAAGTCGGTGAAGACATTGAAGTACGTCAATTTGTGCGCTATATCCTAGGCGAAGGCATTGAAAAGCAAGAAAGCAACTTTGCTGAAGAAGTCGCCGCCCAAATGGGTCAGAAGTAG
- the recG gene encoding ATP-dependent DNA helicase RecG: MTNDQPDWIRLHKALAVEAEHGFQDLMGKQYRFSEFLSLTFGKFPTVLPPIERRRWQDLAIQFANYPHLELKERQHLIAETRRYIYQLQQEEKEQGSKGAEEQGRSYKAKVPNSAPVVAEVSRRLAPKIDQKLSDLPEIGIRKADKLAALRLYTVRDLLFYYPRDHIDYARQVNIRELQGGESVTIVATVKRCNCFTSPKNQKLTILELVLKDNTGQIKVSRFWAGARFSSRAWQESLKRRYPVGSVVAACGLAKGSKYGLTLDNPELEVLANPGDTIESLTIGRVVPIYALTEGVMANMVRQAVLAALPAAAQLKDPLPKGLREKYGLMELKDAIANIHFPNDSDRLQIARRRLVFDEFFYLQLGLLQRQQQAKAIQTSAVLAPKGQLIEKFYEVLPFQLTGAQQRVLNDILNDLQKTTPMNRLVQGDVGSGKTVVAVVAILAAIQSGYQAALMAPTEVLAEQHYRKLVSWFNLLYLPVELLTGSTKIAKRRQIHAQLATGELPLLVGTHALIQDPVNFQRLGLVVIDEQHRFGVKQRALLQQKGEQPHVLTMTATPIPRTLALTIHGDLDVSQIDELPPGRQAIQTTALTSQQRTFAYDLMRREIAQGRQIYVVLPLVEESEKLDLRSAVEEHQKLQESIFPEFQVGLLHGRMSSAEKDEAITKFRDNQTQILVSTTVVEVGVDVPNATVMLIENAERFGLSQLHQLRGRVGRGAAKSYCLLMSSSRSPDAQQRLKVLEQSQDGFFISEMDMRFRGPGEVLGTRQSGVPDFTLASLVEDEEVLILARQAAEKVIELDVTLERWPLMKAELKYRYERLMGGAILT; this comes from the coding sequence ATGACTAATGACCAACCAGATTGGATACGCTTACACAAAGCCTTGGCAGTAGAAGCAGAACACGGCTTTCAAGACTTGATGGGTAAACAATACCGTTTTAGTGAATTTCTCAGCCTAACTTTTGGGAAATTCCCTACTGTTTTACCACCCATTGAGCGCCGTCGCTGGCAAGACTTAGCAATACAATTTGCTAACTATCCCCATCTAGAACTGAAAGAACGACAACATTTAATAGCAGAAACTCGTCGGTATATTTACCAACTGCAACAAGAGGAGAAGGAGCAGGGAAGCAAGGGAGCAGAGGAGCAAGGGAGAAGTTATAAAGCCAAAGTGCCAAATTCTGCGCCTGTGGTGGCGGAAGTCAGCCGCAGATTAGCTCCGAAAATTGACCAAAAACTCAGTGATTTACCAGAAATCGGGATTCGGAAAGCAGATAAATTGGCGGCTTTGCGGTTGTACACTGTACGCGACTTGCTGTTTTACTACCCCCGTGATCATATTGACTATGCACGTCAGGTAAATATCCGGGAGTTGCAAGGGGGTGAGTCAGTCACAATTGTAGCTACAGTCAAGCGTTGTAACTGCTTTACTAGCCCCAAAAATCAGAAATTAACGATTTTAGAATTAGTTTTAAAAGATAATACTGGTCAAATTAAAGTCAGTCGCTTCTGGGCTGGGGCGCGGTTTTCCAGTCGGGCTTGGCAAGAAAGTTTAAAACGGCGCTACCCGGTTGGTAGTGTGGTGGCGGCTTGTGGATTAGCGAAAGGGAGTAAATACGGTTTGACGCTGGATAACCCTGAGTTGGAAGTGTTGGCTAATCCAGGGGATACAATTGAATCGCTGACGATTGGGCGAGTAGTACCAATATATGCACTCACCGAGGGAGTGATGGCGAATATGGTACGTCAAGCGGTACTGGCGGCTTTACCTGCGGCGGCGCAACTAAAAGACCCATTGCCTAAAGGTTTGCGGGAAAAATATGGTTTGATGGAATTAAAGGATGCGATCGCTAACATCCATTTTCCTAACGATAGCGATCGCCTACAAATTGCCCGTCGCCGCCTCGTCTTTGATGAATTTTTCTACCTACAACTGGGTTTACTGCAACGTCAGCAGCAAGCCAAGGCGATTCAAACTAGCGCGGTTCTGGCTCCCAAAGGCCAATTAATCGAAAAATTCTACGAAGTCCTACCATTTCAACTGACTGGCGCACAGCAACGAGTCCTCAACGACATTCTCAACGACTTGCAAAAAACCACACCCATGAATCGGCTTGTCCAGGGTGATGTGGGTTCAGGTAAAACCGTCGTGGCAGTGGTGGCAATTTTAGCCGCCATTCAATCTGGCTACCAAGCGGCTTTGATGGCTCCCACGGAAGTTTTAGCAGAACAGCATTACCGCAAGTTAGTTAGCTGGTTTAACTTGTTATATTTACCTGTGGAATTGCTGACAGGTTCAACCAAAATTGCGAAACGCCGACAAATTCATGCTCAACTAGCCACAGGGGAATTGCCTTTGTTAGTGGGAACTCACGCCTTAATTCAAGATCCGGTAAATTTTCAGCGATTGGGGTTAGTAGTAATTGATGAACAACATCGGTTTGGGGTGAAACAAAGGGCGTTGTTGCAGCAAAAAGGTGAACAACCTCATGTTTTAACTATGACAGCTACCCCAATTCCCCGCACACTGGCATTAACCATACACGGGGATTTGGATGTCAGTCAAATTGACGAGTTACCACCAGGAAGACAAGCAATTCAAACTACGGCCTTAACCAGTCAGCAACGCACCTTTGCTTATGACTTAATGCGCCGGGAAATTGCCCAAGGTCGGCAAATTTATGTAGTATTGCCTTTAGTGGAAGAATCAGAGAAACTAGACTTGCGATCGGCAGTGGAAGAACATCAAAAGCTGCAAGAAAGTATTTTCCCAGAATTTCAAGTAGGGTTATTGCATGGTCGCATGAGTTCAGCCGAGAAGGACGAAGCCATCACCAAATTCCGTGATAATCAAACGCAGATTTTAGTTTCTACCACCGTTGTGGAAGTTGGTGTTGATGTGCCTAATGCGACAGTAATGCTCATTGAAAATGCCGAGCGTTTTGGTTTATCGCAACTACACCAATTGCGGGGGCGGGTTGGCCGGGGTGCAGCAAAATCCTACTGTTTGTTAATGAGTAGTTCTAGAAGTCCTGATGCCCAACAAAGGCTCAAAGTCTTGGAACAATCTCAAGATGGCTTTTTTATTTCCGAAATGGATATGCGGTTTCGTGGGCCGGGTGAAGTTTTAGGCACTCGTCAATCTGGTGTACCAGATTTTACCTTAGCTAGTTTAGTAGAGGATGAGGAAGTGCTAATCTTAGCAAGGCAAGCCGCCGAGAAAGTCATAGAGTTAGATGTGACTTTAGAGCGTTGGCCTTTGATGAAAGCCGAGTTGAAATATCGTTATGAACGATTGATGGGTGGGGCAATTTTAACTTGA